CCTGCGTCCGGCGTGGAAGTGCACTCAGCGTGACCTCCGCTTCGCCGGGGAAGGCGTACGAGGTCAGCGCGGTGACGGGGACGTGCTCGCCGTCGACGGTGAGCCCGATCCCCTCGACAGGTGTGTGGATCCGGTCGATGCCCGGCATCGGGGAGTAGGGCCCCGTGGAGGTCAGGGAGGCGAGGCTGAGGCGCCAGCGGCCGTCGACCGGGAAGTCGCGGCGGTAGAACAGAGCGCTCTCGTCAGCGGAGATGAGCTCGGTGGTGCTCCCCCTGCCGTTGATCCAGGGCTGCGGCGACAGGTCAGTGGTGTGGCGCAGGGTGCGCCAGGCGGTGGTTGTGGTGGTCACGGTGTCCAGTATGCCTGCGGGGGCGGACGTGGCGCCGCCGGTGACGGGTGGCTGTCGCACTGTCGGCGCGGGTGCCACCTTCGTCGGGCGCAACCGGTTCCGGCGCAACCGGTGTCCGCATCGCGCGACGCCAGGATGGTCCGGACCGAGTCAGACCATCCTCACGTCGCGCGATGCGGACATACGGCGGACATGCAGGGGTGCGGTCCCGGATGTGCCGGACGTCCCCGGGGTCTACCGCACCGGCGTCCGACCCTCGAAGGCCCGCGACAGGGTCAGCTCGTCGACGAACTCCAGGTCCCCGCCCATCGGGATCCCCGAGGCCAGGCGCGACACGGTCAGCCCCGGGAAGTCCTTGAGCAGCTTCCCGAGATAGGCTGCCGTCGCCTCGCCCTCGGTGTTCGGGTCGGTGGCGATGATGACCTCGGTGATCTCCGGCGGATCAGGCAGTTCACCGTCGGCGGCGGGCACATCGTCGATGCGTCCGGCGATGCGCTGGACCAGTGCGGTGACGTTGAGTTCCTTCGGGCCGACCCCGTTGAGCGGGTCGAGGGCACCGCCGAGGACGTGGTAGCGGCCCCGGTATTCACCGGTGCGCTCGATGACCTCGATGTCCTTCGACTCCTCGACGACGCAGACCGTGGAGGTGTCCCGCGAGGAGTCCGCGCAGATCCGGCAGACGTCCTCGGAGGAGATGTTGTGGCAGATGCGGCAGAACCGCACACCCTTCTGCAGTCGTTCCAGCGCGCCGGTGAGCCGCTGCAGGTCCTCGGGCTCGACCTGCAGCAGGTGGAAGGCGATGCGTTGTGCGCTCTTCGGGCCCACCCCGGGAAGCCGGGAGAACTCGTCGATGACGTCCTGGAGCGGACCCTCGAACAACTCCGGCCCCCTAGAAGCCCAGGCCGCCGAGGCCCTGGGTCAGCGGCCCCATCTTCTCCTGGGAGAGCTGCTGCAGGTTGTCGTTGGCGGCCTGGAAGGCGCCGATGATGAGGTCCTGGAGGGTCTCGACGTCCTCCGGGTCGACGACGGACGGGTCGACGGTGACGTCCTGGACGGCACCGGAGCCGGCGAGGGTGACCTTGACCAGACCGTTGCCGGAGGTCCCTTCGACGGTGGAGGCCGCGATCTCGGCCTGGGCCTCCTGCAGCTTCTGCTGCATCTGCTGGGCCTGGGCCATGATCTGGTTCATGTCGGGCTGGGGCACGGTTGTTCCTCTCGGTCGGGGTGTTCGGGTGGCGAGTCTACCGGCAGTCACCGGGTGCGCTCGGCACCGAGACTCTTCTCCAGCATCTCACCGGCGATTTCGATCGCGGTGCGGTGGTCGAGGTTGGACTGCGCCGGATCGCTGATCTGGGCGAGCGCCTCCTCCGCCTCCTGCCGGGCCTGCCGTTCCGGGTCTTCCGGGTCTTCCGGGTCTTCGGCGGTGACCTGCGGCGGTGCATCGTCCCACGGATCCGCCGGCGGTTCATCGGGCAGCGGGACGCCGTCGAAGCCGTGGGACTCGTTGTAGTCCCGCTTGGCGGTGCTGCGTGCCATGCGCGCCCGCCAGCCGGTCAGCGGCTGGTCATCAGCGGTGCCGGACGCCTGGTCCGGTGCACTGTGCTGCACCCGGTTCCGGGGTTCGGTGTGGGACGCCGCCCGCGGTGCGGGGCGGTGCTGTTCCTGCGGGGCCTGGTCCTGCTGCTCCCGGGCGCGCTGCAGTGCCACGGCCACCGGATCAGCGGGGCCGGCAGGCTCAGCGGGCTCAGGGGCAGGCGGCTCGGGGGCCGCCTCAGCTTTTCCCGGGGCCTCCTGCGGCGGATGCTGCTGGTCCGGCTCCGGTTCAGGTGCCGGTCGCTGTACCGGTTCCTGGGCTGGTCGCTGTGCCGGGGCCGACGATGGTCCGGGTGCCGGCACGGCAGCATCGGCGGGAACCGTACCGACCACTGCGGTGACCTGCACCGGGTGGCCGGTGACCTGCTCGGCGGCTGCGACATAGGACGCCGCGTTGCCGGGCGCGTTGATGAAGTTCGCCAGCGCTCCGGTGTGGTGGTGCAGGACGATGGTCGGGACACCGTCCGCGGTGACCGGCCCGGCGACAGGGGTGGCGCCGCGGGCGGCGATCCAGGCACTGAGGTTCGTGGACTTCAGGGTGTCGAGGATCTCCGACCAGCGGACCACGTCATCCGACTGCTCCTGCCGGTCCGGCTCCGGCTCCGGCGCGGTGGCCTGCTCCGGCTCCACGTCCTGCGCCGGTTCCGGCTCCGGTTCCGGCACCGGTGCCGACGCAGGTTCCGCCTCGGCCTCCGGCTCCGGTTCGGGCGCGGGTGCCGACGCGGCGGCAGCCACGGGCCCCCGCTCCTCGACGGCTCGCCGCCGGTTGCGCCGCATGATCTCGCGGGCACGATCGGCCTCGCTCATCTCCTCGTCCGCCGCGGCGGCGGACTCCTGCACCCGTTCCGGCGCCGGTTCCGGCGCCGGCTCCTGCGGTGCCGCGGGCCGGGTGGGCTGCGTCGGATCCTGGGTCTGCCCCGCGACCTGCTCCCCGGCAGGCTCCCGGGCGGGGGCGGGCGCCGGTGCCGACTGTGCCGGGGCGTCCTGTGCAGCAGGGGTCTCTGCCGCCGCCCTGCGCTGCGCAGCTTCCCGCTGCGCAGCTTCCCGCTGTGCAGCCTCCCGCTGCGCCGCTTCCCGCTGGGACTTGCGCACGTAGCGGGTCCCACCGGAGGCCGCGGCCACCGCCGGGGCGACCGAGGCGTCCTGCCCCGGTGCGGTCGCGCCCGCGGCGGACCCGGCCGGAAGAGCCTTCCCCGCCTCGAGCGCCTCCACGCGCTGCGCGAGTGCCTCCACGGTCATTCCGGCGGCCGGCAGTGCCATCCGGGCACAGAGGATCTCCAGCAGCAACCGCGGGGAGGTCGCCCCCCGCATCTGCATCAGCCCCTCATTGACCAGCGCCGCACAGCGGGTCAGCGTCGCCTGGCCGAGCTCCCCGGCCTGGCGTTCCAGTACCTCACGCTGCCCGGCGGGGGCGTCCACCAGGCCGTTGTCGAAGGCGTCCGGCACCGCCTGGACGACCAGCAGGTCCCGGAACCGGTCGAGCAGGTCGGTCGCGAACCGGCGGGGATCGTGGCCGGCGTCGATGACGTCCCCGACCACCGAGAACAGCCCGGCCTGGTCCTGGGCGGCCAGGGCGTCCACCGTCGTGTCGAGCAGGGCCGCGTCCGTCACCCCCAGCAGCGACACGGCGCGGGAGTAGGTCACCCCCTCCGGGCCGGACCCGGCGAGGAGCTGGTCCATGATCGACAGCGAGTCACGCGGGGACCCGCCGCCGGCACGGATGACCAGCGGATAGACCGAATCCTCGACCTGCACACCCTCCTCGCCGCAGATCCGCGACAGCAGACCGCGCATCGCCGGCGGGGTGAGCAGCCGGAACGGGTAGTTGTGGGTGCGCGACCGGATGGTCTGGAGCAGTTTCTCCGGCTCGGTCGTCGCGAAGATGAAGATGAGGTGCTCCGGCGGCTCCTCGACGATCTTGAGCAGCGCGTTGAACCCCGCCTGGGAGATCATGTGCGCCTCGTCGATGATGAACACCCGGTAGCGCGATTCTGCCGGGGCGTAGAACGCCCGGTCCCGCAGCTCACGCATGTCGTCGACACCGTTGTGCGTCGCCGCGTCCAGCTCGGTGACGTCGAGGGTCCCCGGCCCGCCGGGTGCCAGGGCGATACAGGAATCGCACTTCCCGCAGGGCGTCGACGTCGGCCCCTCGACACAGTTGAGGGAACGCGCCAGGATCCGCGCCGACGACGTCTTCCCGCAGCCGCGCGGGCCGGAGAAAAGGTAGGCGTGGTTGATACGGCCGCTGTCCAGTGCGTTGCACAGCGGCTCGGTCACATGTTCCTGCCCCACGACCTCGGCGAATGTCGCCGGCCGGTACTTCCTGTAAAGAGCCACGGGCACCAGCCTACAAGGCCCCCCGGACAGCTACCGCCAGACGTCGTTGAGGTTGACCCCGTTGACCGCGAGGACCTGCTGCAGCGCGCCGACGCCCTTCTCCGAGGCGATGCGGAACTCCGGCTCGGAGATCATCACGAGCTGGGCGACGACCGTCATCCGGCCCGGGTGGGTGTACTCCTGCCGGGGCCCGGAACTGTGCCGGCCGGCCGCATCCCTCTCGAGCACGTGGGGGACCCCGTCCTCCCACAGGAACGGCGGCACGAGCAGCCCGTGGACCGTCGTCATCGTCTCGTCGACGTGCCAGCCCAGGTTCGGCAGC
This is a stretch of genomic DNA from Corynebacterium nuruki S6-4. It encodes these proteins:
- a CDS encoding HutD family protein; its protein translation is MTTTTTAWRTLRHTTDLSPQPWINGRGSTTELISADESALFYRRDFPVDGRWRLSLASLTSTGPYSPMPGIDRIHTPVEGIGLTVDGEHVPVTALTSYAFPGEAEVTLSALPRRTQALNLMVDRDSPAAGRLEVHVVDAAMPVDNALAAVLLDGTFDVLVPWREGMGEVRRTDGGARLLVVTWLP
- the recR gene encoding recombination mediator RecR, which codes for MFEGPLQDVIDEFSRLPGVGPKSAQRIAFHLLQVEPEDLQRLTGALERLQKGVRFCRICHNISSEDVCRICADSSRDTSTVCVVEESKDIEVIERTGEYRGRYHVLGGALDPLNGVGPKELNVTALVQRIAGRIDDVPAADGELPDPPEITEVIIATDPNTEGEATAAYLGKLLKDFPGLTVSRLASGIPMGGDLEFVDELTLSRAFEGRTPVR
- a CDS encoding YbaB/EbfC family nucleoid-associated protein encodes the protein MPQPDMNQIMAQAQQMQQKLQEAQAEIAASTVEGTSGNGLVKVTLAGSGAVQDVTVDPSVVDPEDVETLQDLIIGAFQAANDNLQQLSQEKMGPLTQGLGGLGF
- a CDS encoding DNA polymerase III subunit gamma and tau, with the protein product MALYRKYRPATFAEVVGQEHVTEPLCNALDSGRINHAYLFSGPRGCGKTSSARILARSLNCVEGPTSTPCGKCDSCIALAPGGPGTLDVTELDAATHNGVDDMRELRDRAFYAPAESRYRVFIIDEAHMISQAGFNALLKIVEEPPEHLIFIFATTEPEKLLQTIRSRTHNYPFRLLTPPAMRGLLSRICGEEGVQVEDSVYPLVIRAGGGSPRDSLSIMDQLLAGSGPEGVTYSRAVSLLGVTDAALLDTTVDALAAQDQAGLFSVVGDVIDAGHDPRRFATDLLDRFRDLLVVQAVPDAFDNGLVDAPAGQREVLERQAGELGQATLTRCAALVNEGLMQMRGATSPRLLLEILCARMALPAAGMTVEALAQRVEALEAGKALPAGSAAGATAPGQDASVAPAVAAASGGTRYVRKSQREAAQREAAQREAAQREAAQRRAAAETPAAQDAPAQSAPAPAPAREPAGEQVAGQTQDPTQPTRPAAPQEPAPEPAPERVQESAAAADEEMSEADRAREIMRRNRRRAVEERGPVAAAASAPAPEPEPEAEAEPASAPVPEPEPEPAQDVEPEQATAPEPEPDRQEQSDDVVRWSEILDTLKSTNLSAWIAARGATPVAGPVTADGVPTIVLHHHTGALANFINAPGNAASYVAAAEQVTGHPVQVTAVVGTVPADAAVPAPGPSSAPAQRPAQEPVQRPAPEPEPDQQHPPQEAPGKAEAAPEPPAPEPAEPAGPADPVAVALQRAREQQDQAPQEQHRPAPRAASHTEPRNRVQHSAPDQASGTADDQPLTGWRARMARSTAKRDYNESHGFDGVPLPDEPPADPWDDAPPQVTAEDPEDPEDPERQARQEAEEALAQISDPAQSNLDHRTAIEIAGEMLEKSLGAERTR